In Mucilaginibacter sp. KACC 22063, the genomic stretch GTAAGTATAATAGCCCGTAACGGCACCGATTATCAATATAACTTTGCCAACTTGCTGCAATACATTCAGCAAAACTCGGTCAATGGCGCTACCATTTCCTTTGGCACAAATCTCCCGCAAAATAATATTGGAAAAAACGGCGACCTCTTCCTTAACACTGCTGCCAATAACTTCGCTCAGAAAGTAAATGGGTCCTGGATAATACAGTATCAAATTAACACAGGCGGATCTGGCAACTCGGTTCTGTATAACTTAGGTGCCCCGCAAGCTAACTTAGGTACTGAAAATGACACCTACATTAATACAGCAAACGGCATTTTTTATAAAAAAATAAATGGTAGCTGGAACCAGGTCTTTTCGATGCAAACAGGACCATCTGGCCCACCCGGGCCTAAAGGAGATACCGGTGCAAATGGCATTGATGGCAATAGTTTGCTAAATGGCGAGGGCGACCCGTCAAACATCACTTTAGGAAAGGATGGAGATTTTTATCTCAATACTGTTTCCTGGAAAATATTTGGCCCTAAAAAAGGTGGCAACTGGGGCAATGGCGTGTTGCTTGATATTGATACATCAGCGTTTGCAACGGTATCAGACCTTCAGACTAAAGTTGACAAAGTACTTGGCAAACAACTGACAGATGTTAACTTTTCTGCAGAGGATAAGATCAAGCTCGACAAACTAATTGACAGGTATAAGGGAAAATACTTATCTCTTGCGTCCTTACAGCAAACAGTTACAGATGCCTCTGCCGGTGATTATGCTATTGTTACAGGTAATCCCGACGATCAGGAATATATCTGGGATAGCGACAATCATACATGGGTGCTTACCCAGGACGTTCCTGCATCAACGTTTGGACAGCTTGGCGGCAGCCCAACAGACAACATTGCACTTAGTTCACTCATCACTAATATCAATACCGGCATAAATAATAACACAACAGATATTAGCCTTGTGAAAGCTGCGCTGGTAATTCATCCTGTTTATAAAATACCGGCAGCTGTATTAAGTTCACCTCAGGCCGGTAACAAATACGAGGTTGGTTCACAAGTGAGCGTAACTTTAGACCTTTCTTATCAGCAAAACGACGGCGGACCTGCATCAGGTTTCGCTATCAATAAGAATAGCAGTAATGCAGCCAATCAAAACAGCTTCTCGGAAAGTATTATTATGGGAATATCTCCCATATCTTATCAGGGAGTTATTGCTTATAATACAGGACCTGTAAAGGCAAATAACTTTGGTGATACAGACCCTACAGGACAAATACAATCGGGAAATATATCTTCAAATACAATAAGCTTTCAGGGATATTATGCTATGCGTTATGGCTCAGTAACAACTGCAATAAACACGAGCGATAGTATACGTAGTCTACAAGGACAACTTACGATTACTGGCAACACTTTTACAATAAATACAGGCAGCACCAACAAAATATTCCAGTTCTGGATACCTAGTACCAAAACACTCATTAGCGTAATTGACCAGGACGCGCTGAATGCAAATATCACTTCAAGCTACGCTGTATCAGACTTGCAGGTGAATGATGCCGGACAAAATCCAGTACCAGGCAAGCTTTATACCATGACGAACGCGATCCCATATTCAAGCAATCACAGGCATTTAATAACAGTAAACTAATTATGGCAACAAACAATTTAGAACTACCAGGTGGGATAAAACCGATCAATGCCGTGCCTGTTGATGCTTATTATGGCCCATATGCAAACGCCGCTGAAGCCTGTAACGCAGTACCGATAAGTGTAAGATCAAGAGGTATCAGAAAAGTGGGCATTATTCAACCCGATGGCAGTGTGCTCGACTACTGGTGGCCGGGTGATCAAAATGATGCTGGTTTAGTTCCGTATTCTCCAGACTTGAGTGGCAAGGTTGATAAGAACGGCAATAAACAATTAAGTGATGAAAACTATAGCACAGCCGAAAAGATCAAGCTGGCTAACCTTGTTGATTATTATAAAGGCAAATATGCAAGCCTAAGCGCATTACAAACAGCTTTACCTACCGGCGCCGACGGCCAATATGTTATTGTAGATGCAGGTAGCGGCAGCGATGCCCAAGAATATATTTGGGATAGCAGCGACAATACATGGAAGCTTACCACCAACATACCGGCATCAACCTTTTCTGCGTTGGGTGGAGTACCTACCGACAATATAGCCTTAGGAGGAGTTATTAATAATATAAATACTGCTATAAATGGGAAAGCAAATCTTAATAGCGCGAATGCATTTTCAGGTTTGCAAACTTTTAATGATGGCGTTAATGTTCCTTTTGCGTCCGTAAGTGCAGGCAATGTTAATGCAATTACAATTGGTTCACTGGGTCGGAGTGTTTTAAGCCTTCCAGGTAACATTAGTTTAAATCTGGCAAACAACTCTGTTATATTTTTCGATAGCAATGGCGGAACAATTACTGTAAGCAGCATTAGCGCGTTTTCTACAGACCTGCCTTATCAATTTATATATTTTGCAAATAAAGGCTTATATGATGTTGTATTTAAATCTGGCTCTACAATCAAAACGCCCAGCGGCAATGACTTTGTGCTTAAATCCGGCAACTCAGTAACGGGTATAGCATCTTCATCTGATCCGCAAGCGCTCTTTATCATGAGTTCATCAGATACCAATTATACTCAGGCCGAAAAAGATAAATTAGCCAATTTTCCAGCTCATTTTAAAGGAAAATTTACAACCTTAACAAACGCACCTGCAACAGGAGAAGATGGAGATTACATCTACATAGACGCAGGCACCGGATCCAATGCTCTGGAATATATCTGGGATAGCAGTGACAATAAATGGACACCAAGCTCAAATACAGGCGCTTCAGGCTTCGGTCAGTTATCCGGTGCGCCTACAGACAACGCTTCGCTGGCGGGCATTCTAAATGCAAAAGTAGACAAAGCTACAGGCATGGGTTTGAGTACTAACGACTTTACCAATACTTTACTTAACAAATTAAATGGGATAGCCGCCGGAGCAACTGCAAATACAAAAGCAGACTACATAACTGTAAATAATGGCACCGACGACAACGGATACATAACATCTCTTGCTCTTGCCAATTACTTGCGAAGCTATGGTATTAAAATGGCAGGTATAGATATACAAGCATTTGATGGTCAGCAGCAACGCGGTATTACTTGGGCGGCTAATACAGATTATGGAAAGATTTTTTTCCATAGTACAGGTGATGGGCAATCGCAGCTTATTCTGATGGCCGGTGATAACGGCACTCAGGCCGACGGTGGGTCTACATCAGGCTGGTTATTTGTAAAGGATGTTATTACTGAATCATCCATGCCAAATGGCACCGTTATAGGTAATACCACCATCCAAAACATTGCAAAGGGTGATCAACGGCTGAAAGTTTTAGAACTTAACATTGACAATTTCAAATACCTGGGTTGGGATGTATGGCATTCTGGCAATATTAATAAACTAAAAGACGCTATAAGCTATTCGTCCGCAGGCGGAACACCACAAAAAGCCAACAGATCAATGCCGGCGCTGGCAACAACTACAGACAACCAGCTTGCCTGCAATACCGGTCTTTCTGTAATACCTACAAATAAAGGCTATGTAGCCGTACAGGTGAACGGTATTGGCGTTCCCGTTGGGGATGGTGTAAAAACGGACGCCTGCTATTTTAGTGCCGACAATGGATCAACTGCACGGGCAATCAATCTGATTCAAAACAATGACAAACTATACTGGAACGGCTCAATAGCTGGTTATCAGTTAGAAACTACAGACCTTATAGATTTTATTTACAATGGCTAACGGAACAAGAGGACAAATAGGAACTAAACAGATCAGAGACTTTACAATAAGCGTTAATGCTTTGATTACAGCTTTAAAAACAAGCACAGCAAACACCTGGCTGTTAAGGCAAACATATAATTTATTGAGGCTAACTCCATCGTCTACTAATAACACACCAACCCAGGGAGACATATGGTACGATTCGTTAGCCAACATCAACCTACAGGAAGCAGGCTATACCAACACGCTCCTTAAAAGGCAGGGAAATGCGGGTTGGGTTGGCTCTACCGTCCGTATGATTTCTGTAGGCACAACAGGGGACTTCGGTGCCACTAACGACGTGGTTGATGGTTATGTAAATGATGCCGATGTGCAGGCAGCTATTACAGGCGCAACTTTTACAAATGGCCGGGCAAGTGTCACCCCGGCAAATAACAAAACCCTTTACCAGGGACAAATTTATGCACCTGCCGGTTACCTGTATTTCGCTTTACAAGACAATGTGGCAGGTAGAATTCAATTAAGCTGATGGTAAGAACATTTAATAATAAACTGGTCACATACAGTAATCGTGTGCTAACCACATCCGGAGTTATATCATTTCTAGTTAATGGAAGTAATTTTGCAAGTTTTGGTGTATCTTTCTCAAGTTCCTCATCTATATTCATTGATTTTAGTGATGGGACAGGATTCCATCAGTATGAGGGAAATGCTAGCAATTCATTTAGAGTTGGCTTTCAATTATCAGCTACCCCAGGAGCGTATGTTTATAACTATACAGATGGTAAACCATCCTCTTATACAAGAAATATTAAAGTTATCATTCCTGAAAAAGATAAAGTTACTTCTATTAATGTTAATGATTTTGCTAGAGCTGGTCTGATTGCGTCTGTATTAAACCAAACTTTAAAAATAAGATTCAATGAACTTCAAAACTTAAACACTATTAACATTAGCCAGACTTATTTACTTGATTTTGATGATAGCTTTTTAAATAATAATTCTATAAAATCTCTGATATTTAACACTAATTCCTTTTATAAAACTAGTAAATATTCCGGCATAATACCAATAACAGTTCTAACAAAAAAACAATATAATTCTTTGACTTATTCAACATCCTTAGGTGGTATTGATTTTTCCATAAGCAACCTTGACAAGATCATTAATTTAAAAGACACACTTACAACATTATCATTAGCGGCATGTAATCTTAGTGATACTAATGGTAATAATGGCCCCCTACCTGACAATTTCTCGCAATTAAAAATCGCCTCATTATATTTAATAAGGAATAATTATACTAAACCACCTTCTATCTTAAACAGCATTCCTACAATCCAAAATTTCTTTGGTGGAGGTGTAAGTATAACAGATTGGGGAGATTTAAGCGGCCTTGTTAATCTTGTTAACTTTACAATGGATGAATGCCGTAATGCTCCTGCTTATTGTCCAGCTTATGTTACTAATTGGCCTAAACTTCGAATATTAAGATTTGTCAGCTTTAGTAAGGGTGGATCTGGTGGTGACAATACCAGTAATCCTGCCAGGTTAGATGCATTAATAAGTTCCATTTATAATATTTGGGACAAAAATGCGCCTAAAACTGGAAGCAACAATATCCAGTACAGAGGCGTACAATTATTTTTTGCAGCAGGTGAAGCGCTAACACAATCTGATGCGCCTGGGGGAACTTATCAACAGCCGAATGACTACGTTGCTGGCAGCAGCAATGGAACGCCTGTTAGTGCACGTGAAATGCTTTGGGTATTGGCTAATCAATATTCTTGTACAGTAATTTATAATAATTTATAGAATGTGATATCTTCTTTTAATTTCAGCTAAAATTAGTATTGTATTTGTTTAAAGCAGGAGTGCTATAGTGTATAGAACCTAACTTTGGGTGCCCAGAACGAGATTCGAACTCGTACATTCGAATGAATGCCACCCCCTCAAGATGGTGCGTCTACCAATTTCGCCACCTGGGCTGCAAGTATATTTGTTTGATTAAGTGCCCAGGGAGAGACTCGAACTCTCAAGAGACAATTCTCAACGGCTTCTGAGACCGCAACGTTTACCAATTTCGCCACCTGGGCTGTTAGACCTTAAATCAAACAGGGGCACAAATATAACTTTTCTGATCAAAATTCATGATTAAATACAAACTCAATTAAAAATTAATTATGCCTGTCGAGACAAGCCTCTTACGTACAATTAATAAAATCTCTATTTCGAGGTTAATTCATGGAAGTTGCTGTACTTGAACCTGAATTTACAAAAAGCTTTAAATGTATCTGCCGCTTTAATAATGCCACGCATGAGGTGTACACTGGCATAACGTTTTGGCCGGTATCTTGAAGATATAAATACTGCTACAAATCATCATAAACAAGCAAGGGGCTTAAAAGCCCCTTGCTTGTTTATGAACACTTATTATTTATGAAGCCATCAGGTAACCGATCTTATTTGCAAAATCCTGGTTATCCATTGATTTGATGTAGACTGATTCGCCTTCATCATTATTAATAACTTTGTTATAATTAGCGGCTACTACAATTACCGGTATATGTTTAAGATCATCGCTTTGTTTAATAAACTGGTAGATCTCATCTGCGCTGTCGTTAGCTAAAACATAATCCAGCAGTATCAGATCCGGTTTGTATGTTTTTGCAATCTTATATACATCAGACGGATCGGACGTGATATGCATATCCGAATAACCGTAAAACATAATTTCATGCGCAAGATTGAGAATGTCGTGGCCTCTATCGAGCAGTAACATCTTCTTATTCATATCCATGTGGCAAAGGTTAACCTAAAAAATTAATTTTTAATGAAGATTGATTATACATTATATATACGTTTTTTAGTGGCCTTACGATACATGAGCATTATTTAAAGAAGTATAAAATATTAATATTTAACATTTACAAAATCACAAGCATTTAAAAATCAGATCTTTATAAGTATCATCATATTTCATATTTAACAATTAAGGCCATTCTTTTGGATGGCCTTAATTGTTATGTAATATTATTGTAATTAAAGGTCTTTATTAATCTCCTTCAGTAAATATTCCTTGCGGTCTTCAATGTATTCCCAAAACATTACCCCGGCTAATCCATACTTTTTAACATAGTCACACTTGTTTTTCACCGACCATTCGTCGTCGTATGAGATAAACTGCATGGTATTAGGATTAAATAATATAGGTGCTTTAGCATCTTCGTCACGGTAATATTTAAAGCCGTTTCTGTTGGTTAAACTATCTTTGATATACGTATACCCACCCGCCGGCATGCGATCGGTACGTTTCATTCCCAAACCATGATTAGTGCTATCTGTCACCCTTGCTGAGCGGCCGTAGAAGGCAACGCCCATCACCAGTTTATTTGCCGGTACGCCCTCAGCTTCAAAAGCATGCACAGCCTGGTCGGCATCATCGCGGTTAAAGTATTTTTTTGAGGCATATAAATTCGTATGATGCACCGCTATACCCAGGCTATCCTGAAAGTAATCATAACTCATCAGGCTAACATAATCGAGCGAACGTGCTACCTTCCCCATTTCCGTATTCTTTAAGAAACGTTTAAATCCACCCACTGCTGTGGTAAGAAACATTTTTCTGCCTTTTTCTTTTTGTACGGTATTTAAATCCCTGCGCAAAGCTTCAAACATCAAAGTATAATTCTGCTTATCTTCCTTACGGAACACGTTACCCGCACCAATATCATTTGGGTATTCCCAATCGATATCCACGCCATCCAGATCATATTTCCGTACAATATCTACGGCACTTGCCGCAAAAGCTTCACGGGCAGTGTCAGTTAATACTGCATCTGAAAAATTACCGCTCCATCCCCAACCACCAATAGAAATAAGAATCTTCAGATCAGGGTTCTTTTTCTTTAAACTGTTCAGGTACCTGAAATTTGCAGTATCAGTTTTAGGTGTTTGTAACCAGGCGCGATTGTTCTTGATATTAACAAAGGCATAATTGATATGCGTGAGTTTACTGGGATCGACGAGTGAGGTATCAATCAACCCGTGATAACCGCCCACATATCCGATAATTACATATTTCTTCTTTTTATACTTATCTGCCTTGTGGCTGCCAATTGTAGCTGCCATCATAAACGGGATACAGGCAATTAATCCTGCTATGGCTGTAGCCCTTAGTTTTTTAAACTGTAACATATATTAAGTTAAATTTTTAAGCGTAAATGTCTTTTGTCCATCAACCCTGCAAGCCAGATCAGTAAGAATGAGATAAATACAGAACGTAATATTCCAGGTATGCCATTGTAAAACACTACCGGATACTTAACATGAAAAAGTTTTAAAAGATATACCTGGAAATAAGGCATCAGGTAACATGTAAGGGTGCTTGTACCCGCTGGCGCTATAAAAGCAAACCAATCCTTCTTTCCCTTCACATCAATCAGGTAAATGAAAAACTCAAA encodes the following:
- a CDS encoding glycoside hydrolase family 18 protein, whose translation is MLQFKKLRATAIAGLIACIPFMMAATIGSHKADKYKKKKYVIIGYVGGYHGLIDTSLVDPSKLTHINYAFVNIKNNRAWLQTPKTDTANFRYLNSLKKKNPDLKILISIGGWGWSGNFSDAVLTDTAREAFAASAVDIVRKYDLDGVDIDWEYPNDIGAGNVFRKEDKQNYTLMFEALRRDLNTVQKEKGRKMFLTTAVGGFKRFLKNTEMGKVARSLDYVSLMSYDYFQDSLGIAVHHTNLYASKKYFNRDDADQAVHAFEAEGVPANKLVMGVAFYGRSARVTDSTNHGLGMKRTDRMPAGGYTYIKDSLTNRNGFKYYRDEDAKAPILFNPNTMQFISYDDEWSVKNKCDYVKKYGLAGVMFWEYIEDRKEYLLKEINKDL